A genome region from Methanobacterium subterraneum includes the following:
- a CDS encoding ferritin-like domain-containing protein has translation MDLINEHEIGVCKGTDLEKLVAANFSGECQEVGMYLAMARMAQREGFPEVGEVLKTIAWEEAEHASHFAEMNAVIKPTLKENLEMMLEGETMANKEKKAAAKKAKECDVDPAHDFFDESSRDEARHARMLKGLLERYF, from the coding sequence ATGGATTTGATAAACGAACATGAAATAGGAGTTTGTAAAGGAACTGATCTTGAGAAATTGGTAGCGGCTAATTTCAGTGGGGAATGTCAGGAAGTGGGAATGTACCTGGCCATGGCTAGAATGGCGCAGAGGGAAGGATTCCCAGAAGTAGGGGAAGTTTTAAAAACCATTGCCTGGGAAGAAGCAGAACACGCATCCCATTTTGCAGAAATGAATGCTGTGATCAAACCCACCCTCAAAGAAAACTTGGAAATGATGTTAGAGGGAGAAACCATGGCCAACAAGGAGAAAAAAGCAGCAGCTAAAAAGGCTAAGGAATGTGATGTTGACCCGGCCCATGATTTCTTCGATGAAAGCTCCCGGGATGAGGCCCGCCACGCCCGAATGTTAAAAGGACTACTGGAGAGGTACTTCTAA
- a CDS encoding alpha/beta fold hydrolase, with translation MLEPEYYTVKDFQFESGEIIPELKLEYATQGIKKLDNEGNITNAFIYLHGWSGDYTSVENLSSVIGPGKAIDTNQYYVISPTALGAPGSSSPSTSPLKTEFPSYTIKDMVNAHYQFLTSGLGIKHVKGIMGTSMGGFQALHWGIWYADFMDFLVLNGTSHRISNRMYGMYHLMNQIITEDSGYDDGHYTENPVRVMEKSSHLGFLWSLAPENYEQCFQSRNEFLVGVGEREKDAHQWDANDIVWRNKALLDHDLGDKISKISVPSLVIAINQDQIVDFNFCVLPMYEALTDSQLFQYDSIWGHYGCVRDIQKSEDAIKKFIELI, from the coding sequence ATGTTAGAACCAGAATATTACACGGTAAAAGATTTCCAGTTCGAATCCGGTGAAATAATCCCTGAATTAAAACTGGAATACGCCACACAGGGAATTAAAAAACTAGACAATGAGGGTAACATAACCAATGCCTTCATCTATCTACATGGTTGGAGTGGAGATTACACTTCTGTGGAAAACCTATCCAGTGTCATCGGCCCGGGTAAAGCCATAGACACCAATCAGTATTATGTTATCAGCCCCACTGCTCTGGGAGCACCAGGATCATCCAGTCCATCTACCTCACCTTTAAAAACTGAATTTCCCAGTTACACCATCAAAGACATGGTGAATGCCCATTATCAGTTTTTAACCAGTGGGTTGGGAATAAAACATGTTAAAGGAATTATGGGAACATCCATGGGGGGTTTCCAGGCACTTCACTGGGGAATTTGGTATGCTGATTTTATGGACTTCCTGGTGCTGAATGGGACCAGCCATCGGATTTCAAACCGGATGTACGGAATGTACCATCTCATGAATCAGATAATCACAGAGGATTCGGGATACGATGATGGTCATTACACTGAGAACCCGGTTAGGGTCATGGAAAAATCATCTCACCTTGGTTTCCTTTGGAGTCTTGCCCCTGAAAATTATGAGCAGTGTTTCCAATCCCGGAATGAATTTTTAGTTGGGGTGGGAGAACGGGAGAAAGATGCTCACCAATGGGACGCTAATGACATTGTATGGAGAAATAAAGCTCTTTTAGACCATGATTTGGGTGATAAGATTTCTAAAATCAGTGTTCCTTCTCTGGTGATTGCCATAAATCAGGATCAGATCGTTGATTTCAATTTCTGTGTGTTGCCTATGTATGAAGCACTAACAGATTCACAACTTTTCCAGTATGATTCCATTTGGGGCCATTATGGTTGTGTTAGGGACATTCAAAAATCAGAAGATGCAATTAAAAAATTCATAGAATTGATTTAA
- a CDS encoding V4R domain-containing protein, giving the protein MVKANNPIRIKIFSTKSGVNIVQSPIKAQILSILKEGGLSGSQIVSATKRSKSTISAHLQDLEDAGIIDWVIDPEDRRRKIYFINSRFLGDLSSPQEIEDDVNEFLEEYVTQSDDPFKFFRYMFRTIRVALLDEGINIDPILHNAGFKVGQTFYNKLKGQDINELTQNLIIFWETNNLGNIKIQSIKPLIIQSYNCFECEDLPQLGKPACAFDSGLLEGIFSNYYGQEVEAEETKCYAQGDNLCQFVIKPVPTDTH; this is encoded by the coding sequence ATGGTTAAAGCCAACAACCCCATTCGGATCAAAATATTTTCCACTAAATCAGGAGTGAATATTGTTCAAAGCCCAATAAAGGCCCAAATTCTCTCCATCCTTAAAGAAGGAGGCCTGAGTGGATCCCAGATCGTTTCTGCCACCAAAAGATCCAAATCCACCATCTCCGCCCATTTGCAGGACCTGGAAGATGCCGGGATAATTGACTGGGTGATAGACCCTGAAGACCGTCGCCGAAAGATTTACTTTATTAATTCCAGATTCCTGGGAGACCTATCATCACCACAAGAAATAGAAGATGATGTTAATGAATTCCTGGAGGAATACGTTACCCAATCAGATGACCCATTTAAATTCTTCCGTTACATGTTCAGAACCATCCGAGTAGCACTCCTGGATGAAGGAATAAATATCGACCCCATACTTCATAATGCAGGCTTTAAAGTGGGCCAGACATTCTACAATAAATTGAAAGGCCAGGACATTAATGAACTCACCCAAAATCTCATCATATTCTGGGAAACCAACAACTTGGGAAATATTAAAATTCAAAGCATTAAACCCCTGATAATACAATCCTACAACTGTTTTGAATGTGAAGACTTGCCCCAACTGGGGAAACCTGCCTGTGCCTTTGATTCCGGGTTACTGGAAGGCATTTTCTCCAATTATTATGGTCAGGAAGTGGAAGCAGAGGAAACCAAGTGTTATGCACAGGGAGATAACCTCTGCCAGTTCGTGATCAAACCAGTACCAACCGACACGCATTAG
- a CDS encoding helicase C-terminal domain-containing protein: MDIGFFCDKCGMIKDRCICSSGDNRDNIRVETPKISTSRLNAIKKQYPHIDDDIIEKFPFASPREGQLEIISEIRDAIDEGYSNIILEAGTGTGKSVVATTLARLYHPAYILTMTKQLQSQYAAEFGYPMVKGRGNFLCQNENLEFSCDQGTCQTIPSTQKFACDYGISKSPFGGEMHAFQDAFGSPLYFRSNQRCSYWDQKAHAAESSITLMNYDYALLELNYVKHFGKRDLMVLDEAHNIENKLMQRLEVNLYNRRLQREIKKTIPPSMMQHNEPDEWILFVESLYEDYQDINLKQIPKNQADRVNRMKMNLSELTRNLENNPDNWVVDTSPGGVSFKPLRVDTYANDRLLNHADIRLFMSATILDQDLFCQWLGIDPEETYHLEIKSIFPPSSRPVHLKLVGNMSHRLIKRTAPKTIPVLEKIIEHHKYERGLIHTHNYKCQQYIIKHLQNPRLMGHNSKNREHVLNRFEHSADPRVLVSPSMSEGVDLPYEKCQFQVIYKIPFPYLGDPQINQRKQQDPSWYAYKTIMTLLQAYGRGMRAEDDYCETYILDGNFRMLLRNKLYRELVPGFFKDAIQRE, from the coding sequence ATGGATATCGGCTTTTTCTGTGACAAGTGCGGAATGATAAAAGACCGCTGCATATGTTCCTCTGGAGACAATAGAGATAATATTCGAGTTGAAACACCTAAAATTTCAACATCAAGACTCAACGCTATCAAAAAACAGTACCCCCACATTGATGATGATATAATTGAAAAATTCCCCTTTGCTTCACCCCGTGAAGGTCAGCTGGAGATAATATCCGAAATAAGGGATGCTATAGACGAGGGTTACTCTAACATAATCCTGGAAGCAGGGACTGGAACTGGTAAGTCCGTGGTGGCCACCACTCTGGCCCGCTTGTACCATCCGGCCTACATACTAACCATGACAAAGCAGTTGCAGTCCCAGTACGCTGCAGAATTCGGTTACCCCATGGTAAAGGGCCGTGGGAACTTCCTGTGTCAGAATGAGAATCTGGAGTTCAGCTGTGACCAGGGAACCTGTCAGACCATTCCCAGCACCCAGAAATTTGCCTGTGATTATGGTATCAGCAAATCCCCATTTGGTGGGGAGATGCACGCCTTTCAGGACGCCTTCGGATCACCCCTTTATTTCCGTTCCAACCAGAGATGCAGTTACTGGGATCAAAAAGCCCATGCAGCAGAAAGCTCCATAACATTAATGAACTATGATTACGCACTCCTGGAACTGAATTACGTGAAACACTTCGGGAAACGGGATTTAATGGTTCTTGATGAGGCACATAACATTGAAAACAAGCTCATGCAACGCTTGGAGGTTAACCTCTACAACAGGAGGTTGCAACGTGAGATTAAAAAGACCATACCACCAAGCATGATGCAGCACAATGAGCCCGATGAATGGATATTATTTGTGGAATCACTCTACGAGGACTATCAGGATATAAACCTGAAACAGATCCCCAAAAACCAGGCTGACCGGGTTAACCGGATGAAAATGAACCTGAGTGAGCTTACAAGGAACCTGGAGAACAATCCAGATAACTGGGTGGTGGACACCAGCCCAGGGGGAGTTTCCTTTAAACCATTACGGGTGGACACCTACGCCAATGACCGGCTCCTTAACCACGCCGATATTAGGCTGTTCATGAGTGCCACCATACTGGATCAGGATCTGTTCTGTCAGTGGCTGGGCATTGACCCCGAAGAAACCTATCACCTGGAAATAAAGAGTATTTTCCCACCATCCTCCCGTCCAGTTCACCTGAAACTGGTGGGGAACATGTCCCACCGTCTAATTAAACGCACCGCCCCCAAAACCATTCCAGTGCTGGAGAAGATCATTGAACACCATAAATATGAAAGGGGCTTGATTCACACCCATAACTACAAATGTCAGCAGTACATCATCAAACATCTTCAAAATCCCCGTTTAATGGGCCATAACTCCAAAAACAGGGAGCATGTTCTGAACCGATTTGAACACAGTGCTGATCCCAGGGTACTGGTTAGTCCCTCCATGAGTGAAGGAGTGGACTTACCCTACGAGAAGTGCCAGTTCCAGGTCATCTATAAGATACCTTTCCCATATCTGGGAGATCCCCAGATTAACCAGCGGAAACAGCAGGACCCCTCCTGGTATGCTTATAAAACTATTATGACTCTCCTCCAGGCCTATGGTCGTGGCATGCGTGCTGAGGATGATTACTGTGAGACTTACATATTGGATGGGAACTTCCGCATGTTACTCCGGAACAAGCTCTACCGGGAACTGGTGCCAGGCTTCTTCAAAGATGCCATTCAGAGAGAATAA
- a CDS encoding NAD(P)/FAD-dependent oxidoreductase, with translation MKIVIIGGGAGGLSTASNIRKLDKEAKITVITRDENIAYSPCAIPYVLSGQVDQFQDIIMHQPEDYLERDIKIITRAEVFEVSNTENTLKYRLLESDSDSSQELDYDYLVIATGGAPFTPPIEGTGLEGVFKIRTIGDGETIKKWAKRSQKVVVVGAGLIGLEMAYGLKKMGLDVTVNEMLPQIVPRSLDPSMARIVQKYLESLGIKVILGRAMEKITGQTQVEGVVYEDEVLSANMIIMATGVRPETKLAKMAGCELGRWAVKVNEQMQTSVPNIYAVGDCVEVTDAITGQPTQSPLGSTAVRQAKIAARNIVGKTSNFKPVLNAMVSKIGELEFGSVGLTESTAVHNGLEVICGKSRALTKARYYPGAKRIDVLMVCDLKGRIVGCQIIAKERVAERVDTMALAIAKNVTCQELASTEFSYAPPVSMVIDPIILAAENACEKLKNSQH, from the coding sequence ATGAAAATCGTCATCATTGGGGGAGGGGCCGGTGGACTGTCCACTGCCTCCAACATAAGAAAACTCGATAAAGAAGCTAAAATAACCGTTATTACACGGGATGAGAACATAGCCTACTCTCCCTGTGCCATTCCCTACGTTCTCTCTGGTCAGGTGGACCAGTTCCAGGACATCATCATGCATCAACCTGAAGATTACTTGGAAAGGGATATCAAGATCATAACCCGTGCAGAGGTATTTGAAGTTTCCAATACTGAAAATACCTTGAAATACAGATTATTAGAATCTGATTCTGACTCTTCCCAGGAGTTAGACTATGATTATCTGGTTATAGCTACTGGTGGGGCACCATTTACTCCACCCATAGAAGGAACCGGTTTAGAGGGAGTTTTCAAGATCAGGACCATTGGTGACGGTGAAACCATTAAGAAATGGGCCAAGAGAAGTCAGAAAGTGGTGGTGGTTGGAGCCGGGCTCATTGGATTAGAAATGGCCTATGGTCTTAAAAAAATGGGTTTAGATGTGACTGTGAATGAAATGTTACCCCAAATCGTTCCCAGATCCCTGGACCCCAGCATGGCTCGTATTGTTCAGAAGTATCTGGAATCCCTTGGAATAAAGGTGATCCTGGGAAGGGCCATGGAAAAGATCACCGGCCAAACACAGGTTGAAGGGGTTGTCTACGAAGATGAAGTTCTCTCTGCCAATATGATCATCATGGCCACAGGTGTTCGACCTGAAACCAAACTGGCTAAAATGGCCGGCTGTGAACTTGGAAGGTGGGCAGTTAAGGTCAATGAACAAATGCAAACCTCAGTTCCCAACATATATGCAGTTGGGGATTGTGTGGAAGTAACCGATGCAATCACTGGCCAACCCACCCAGTCACCCCTTGGTTCTACTGCAGTGCGACAGGCTAAGATTGCCGCCAGAAATATTGTGGGCAAGACTTCAAATTTTAAACCAGTTTTAAATGCCATGGTATCTAAGATTGGTGAGCTTGAATTCGGTTCAGTGGGATTAACCGAATCCACAGCAGTTCACAATGGATTGGAAGTTATATGTGGTAAAAGCCGGGCTTTAACCAAGGCACGTTACTATCCGGGGGCTAAACGGATAGACGTTCTGATGGTGTGTGATCTCAAAGGCCGAATTGTCGGTTGTCAGATAATTGCCAAAGAAAGGGTAGCCGAACGTGTTGACACCATGGCACTGGCCATTGCCAAGAATGTTACCTGTCAGGAGTTGGCCAGCACGGAATTTTCCTATGCACCACCAGTTTCCATGGTAATTGACCCCATAATCCTGGCTGCAGAAAATGCCTGTGAAAAATTAAAGAATTCCCAGCACTAA
- a CDS encoding molybdopterin molybdotransferase MoeA, translated as MFLSQFTTPDDAKKIITDSLKTSAVEEIPLEKAYQRVIAQEVISTLNSPPFDRSAMDGYAILAEDSFSHSETNPFHLKVVDRIGAGEKSNLKLKSGEAIKIATGAPIPAGANAVVMEEYTHEEDDTLEVLTSVVPGENVSPAGEDFNKGDLVLKKGKLLGPAELAIIASAGFSKVKIFKKPKIAVLITGSELVMPKNILEGAEVINSNHFTIKSMVESCLAIPKMLHSIDSAELVEEIFEKLLDEYDALITTGGTAISKGDVVVDVAEKLGDVPIHGVSLRPGKPFGFAQIHGKPVFMLSGFPVAAMVQFDVFVRQALFKMQGLTFKPLLVQKKATRKIPSTLGRTDYIRAKIEGQMVRPLKIKGSGIIKSMVESDSYIIIPENLEGIEKGAECEVLPYHSLKA; from the coding sequence ATGTTTCTATCCCAGTTTACAACCCCGGATGATGCTAAGAAGATCATCACTGATTCCCTTAAAACCAGTGCAGTGGAAGAAATTCCATTAGAAAAAGCTTACCAAAGAGTTATAGCCCAAGAAGTAATCAGTACTTTAAATTCACCCCCATTCGACCGTTCTGCCATGGACGGGTATGCCATACTAGCTGAAGATAGTTTCAGTCACTCGGAAACCAATCCATTCCATTTAAAAGTTGTAGATCGTATTGGGGCCGGTGAAAAGTCAAATTTAAAACTGAAATCTGGCGAAGCAATTAAAATTGCCACTGGAGCCCCAATCCCAGCTGGTGCCAATGCAGTGGTCATGGAAGAATACACCCATGAAGAAGATGACACCCTAGAGGTGTTAACCTCAGTGGTGCCGGGTGAGAATGTTTCACCCGCAGGAGAAGACTTTAATAAGGGGGACCTTGTTCTAAAGAAGGGAAAACTCCTGGGACCGGCAGAACTGGCCATCATAGCCTCAGCAGGCTTCAGCAAGGTGAAAATATTTAAAAAGCCCAAAATAGCCGTTCTTATCACCGGTAGTGAACTGGTGATGCCTAAAAATATCCTTGAAGGGGCAGAAGTTATAAATTCCAACCATTTCACCATTAAATCCATGGTGGAAAGTTGTCTGGCCATTCCAAAAATGTTACACTCCATTGACAGCGCAGAACTGGTGGAAGAAATCTTTGAAAAACTTTTAGACGAGTATGATGCATTGATAACCACGGGTGGTACTGCCATCAGCAAAGGAGATGTGGTGGTGGATGTGGCTGAAAAACTGGGAGACGTCCCCATCCATGGGGTGTCTTTAAGGCCAGGAAAACCATTTGGTTTTGCACAAATCCATGGTAAACCTGTTTTTATGTTGTCTGGTTTTCCAGTGGCAGCCATGGTTCAGTTCGATGTTTTCGTAAGGCAAGCTCTCTTTAAAATGCAGGGTCTAACTTTTAAACCGCTTTTAGTGCAAAAAAAGGCAACAAGAAAGATACCCTCCACACTGGGTAGAACTGATTATATACGGGCCAAAATAGAAGGACAAATGGTTCGTCCTCTTAAGATCAAAGGTTCGGGTATCATAAAATCAATGGTGGAATCTGATTCTTACATTATAATCCCGGAAAACCTGGAAGGAATTGAAAAAGGGGCTGAATGTGAAGTTCTTCCTTATCATTCTCTAAAAGCTTAA
- a CDS encoding cadmium resistance transporter — protein METAIIITAVSAFISTNLDDLFLLAAFFANPEFKAKDVLLGQYLGFIILLILSSLTYFLQFIVPSQWISLLGVIPIMIGVRGLINLNSGTSDGEKGEFGYYKDGQRILVVALVTIANGGDNLGVYMPLFASMNSMGLFLTASIFLIMVGAWCLFGFKLVNNQVLGGKIKDYGHQILPFVMIIIGLVIILKGWV, from the coding sequence ATGGAAACTGCAATAATAATAACTGCTGTATCTGCTTTTATATCCACCAACCTGGATGATCTCTTTCTTCTGGCTGCTTTCTTTGCAAATCCGGAATTCAAGGCGAAAGATGTATTGTTAGGTCAGTATCTGGGATTCATTATCCTTTTAATTCTCAGTTCTCTGACTTATTTTCTACAGTTCATCGTTCCATCTCAATGGATTAGCCTTCTGGGTGTTATTCCCATCATGATTGGGGTCAGAGGTCTAATAAACCTTAATTCAGGGACATCAGATGGGGAAAAAGGAGAATTCGGTTATTATAAGGATGGTCAGAGGATATTGGTGGTGGCTTTGGTTACCATTGCCAATGGTGGGGATAATTTAGGAGTTTACATGCCCCTTTTTGCTAGCATGAATTCAATGGGTCTTTTTTTAACTGCCAGCATCTTTTTGATCATGGTAGGTGCATGGTGCTTATTCGGGTTTAAACTGGTAAACAACCAAGTGTTAGGGGGTAAAATTAAAGATTATGGTCATCAAA
- the cobI gene encoding precorrin-2 C(20)-methyltransferase — protein sequence MNMNKGKLIGIGVGPGDPELLTVKAVKTLESVPVICSPKSSPKKPSVALSIVQGILDGRSDEYNVIEPLFPMIEDKNALESYWAGAAELIISELDEGQNVSFITLGDPAIYSTFSYVARIIGDRGYLVEMIPGINSFTGCAASAGITLGEKDEIILVVPKVDQRLGEILEHADTAVVMKTSRHSHMLEEIVKQDPRDKEILSVQNCGMEDEEIFDGFARNGKYLSTTIIKFKKLENK from the coding sequence ATGAATATGAATAAAGGAAAACTCATTGGTATCGGTGTGGGTCCTGGAGACCCTGAATTACTCACAGTTAAGGCAGTAAAAACGCTAGAAAGTGTCCCAGTGATTTGCTCACCTAAATCATCCCCTAAAAAACCAAGCGTGGCACTGTCCATAGTTCAAGGAATACTGGATGGGCGCAGTGATGAATATAATGTTATCGAACCACTATTCCCCATGATAGAGGATAAAAATGCTCTGGAAAGCTACTGGGCCGGGGCAGCCGAGCTGATTATCAGTGAATTAGATGAAGGCCAGAATGTTTCATTCATAACCCTGGGAGACCCTGCAATTTACAGCACATTTTCCTACGTTGCCCGGATAATTGGAGACCGGGGCTACCTGGTGGAGATGATACCGGGAATTAATTCATTCACTGGTTGTGCAGCCAGTGCGGGTATCACCCTGGGGGAGAAGGATGAGATCATTCTGGTGGTGCCCAAGGTGGACCAGAGACTGGGTGAGATCCTGGAGCACGCCGACACTGCAGTGGTCATGAAAACCTCCCGTCACTCCCATATGCTGGAGGAAATAGTAAAACAGGACCCTCGGGATAAGGAGATCCTGTCTGTACAGAATTGTGGTATGGAAGATGAAGAGATATTCGATGGCTTCGCCCGAAATGGAAAGTACCTTTCCACCACCATAATCAAATTCAAAAAGTTAGAAAACAAGTAA
- a CDS encoding FprA family A-type flavoprotein, translating to MKAESEKIGEGVYWVGVLDWDIRKYHGYTLNGTTYNAYLVFGDEKVALIDNAYHGNFQELMARVEDAFEKEGKDVNIDVIVQNHVEKDHSGILTELHRKFPETPIYCTEIAVKGLLKHFPALEGAEFIEVGTGDTLELGGKTLAFLDAFLLHWPDSMFTLLMEEGILFPNDAFGQHLCYPQRYDHEIPENILMDAAQKFYANLITPLSKLVLKKFQEVTDLGLLEQIKMIAPSHGQIWTDPMKIIGAYSAWATGECPDKITIIYDTMHQSTQKMAHAVAEGVMSEVVDVKMYFLHEDERSEIVKDILDSKAIALGAPTIYDEPYPSLGDLIYYLRGLKFNRTGRERLALTFGSMGGRGGAPETLARDLSECGFKVINEYEVYYVPDADELEKCFEAGKKLAREIKTV from the coding sequence ATGAAGGCAGAGTCAGAGAAAATTGGTGAAGGCGTATACTGGGTAGGAGTATTGGATTGGGATATAAGAAAATACCATGGATACACCTTGAATGGAACCACCTACAACGCTTACCTGGTATTCGGAGATGAAAAGGTTGCATTAATTGACAATGCATATCATGGAAATTTCCAGGAGCTCATGGCCCGGGTGGAAGATGCATTCGAAAAAGAAGGTAAAGATGTCAATATTGACGTGATAGTCCAGAACCATGTGGAAAAAGACCACAGTGGAATCTTAACAGAATTGCACCGGAAATTCCCAGAAACACCAATTTACTGTACAGAAATAGCAGTTAAAGGATTATTAAAACATTTCCCAGCACTGGAAGGTGCGGAATTTATTGAAGTGGGAACCGGGGACACACTGGAACTGGGAGGGAAAACTCTAGCCTTTTTAGATGCATTCCTCCTGCACTGGCCAGACAGTATGTTCACCCTGCTGATGGAGGAAGGAATCTTATTCCCAAACGATGCCTTTGGACAGCACCTTTGCTACCCCCAGAGATACGACCATGAAATACCGGAAAACATCCTCATGGACGCAGCACAGAAATTCTACGCCAACCTCATAACCCCCTTATCCAAACTGGTGTTGAAGAAATTCCAGGAAGTCACTGATTTAGGCCTGCTGGAGCAGATCAAGATGATCGCACCATCCCATGGTCAGATATGGACCGATCCCATGAAAATCATCGGAGCCTACAGTGCCTGGGCCACTGGGGAATGTCCAGATAAGATCACCATAATCTACGACACCATGCACCAGTCCACTCAGAAAATGGCCCATGCAGTTGCCGAGGGTGTCATGAGTGAAGTAGTAGATGTTAAAATGTACTTCCTCCATGAAGACGAGCGAAGTGAAATAGTAAAGGACATACTGGACAGTAAGGCCATAGCCCTGGGTGCCCCCACCATCTATGATGAACCATACCCCAGTTTGGGAGACCTAATATACTACCTCCGCGGATTAAAATTCAACCGAACTGGAAGAGAAAGACTGGCCCTTACTTTTGGATCCATGGGGGGTCGTGGTGGAGCTCCAGAAACCCTCGCCCGCGACCTATCTGAATGTGGATTCAAAGTAATCAATGAATACGAAGTTTACTATGTTCCAGATGCCGATGAACTGGAAAAATGTTTCGAAGCCGGTAAAAAACTGGCCCGGGAAATAAAAACCGTATAA
- a CDS encoding site-2 protease family protein, protein MEVLLYYAIFFVSIYILAIVFRDKLKVDVYGPLLMRRTKKMRGWIDYIANLSPKFWRWSMNIGIPIAVFGMAFMVYTIIISLEVMFQKPTTALLLPGVDIPGSPIFVPIFAGIIALILLMVVHEFGHGILARAQGVGIKSIGVILLAILPGAFVELEEEDVEKAKRAVKLRIYAAGSMFNLGLAAIAWVVVIVLTSSFIPYAFQSDGLKIISVTPNGPSEGILQEGMVVSSINGYPVNNRTSYTELIVNKTKPGDQMTYVTDKGTYTITATGQPSNQSIAYPGTRSETHLVVKPDVAQTYGEIIPWFLYDLADVCYWIYALNLMVGLFNLLPMKPLDGGYIFEELLRYKVPENITGRIVSSVSWVMIAIVALLIIYGTVPGILQMF, encoded by the coding sequence TTGGAAGTTTTATTGTACTACGCTATTTTCTTTGTTTCCATATACATACTAGCTATTGTATTTAGAGATAAATTGAAAGTAGATGTTTATGGACCCCTTCTCATGAGAAGAACTAAAAAAATGAGGGGATGGATAGATTACATTGCTAATCTAAGTCCCAAATTCTGGCGATGGAGCATGAACATTGGTATTCCCATCGCGGTCTTCGGTATGGCTTTCATGGTATATACTATAATAATATCCCTGGAAGTCATGTTTCAGAAACCCACTACTGCTCTGCTTTTACCCGGAGTGGATATACCTGGATCTCCCATATTCGTCCCTATTTTCGCCGGAATCATAGCATTGATCCTGTTGATGGTGGTCCACGAATTTGGGCACGGAATCCTAGCCCGGGCCCAGGGAGTGGGAATCAAATCAATTGGTGTTATTTTATTGGCCATACTACCCGGGGCATTCGTGGAACTAGAGGAAGAAGATGTTGAAAAAGCCAAAAGAGCAGTAAAACTCCGAATATATGCTGCAGGATCCATGTTCAACCTGGGATTGGCCGCAATTGCATGGGTGGTGGTAATTGTACTTACATCATCATTTATACCCTATGCATTCCAGTCTGACGGACTGAAAATCATCAGCGTGACCCCCAACGGCCCTTCTGAAGGAATCCTTCAGGAAGGCATGGTTGTATCCAGTATTAACGGGTATCCGGTTAATAATCGAACTTCTTACACTGAATTAATCGTGAATAAAACAAAACCCGGGGATCAAATGACCTATGTCACTGATAAGGGCACATATACAATCACGGCAACTGGTCAACCTTCCAATCAATCAATAGCTTATCCAGGGACGCGCAGCGAAACGCATCTCGTGGTTAAACCAGATGTGGCCCAAACCTATGGTGAAATAATTCCCTGGTTCCTGTATGACCTAGCTGATGTCTGTTACTGGATTTACGCCTTGAACCTAATGGTGGGACTGTTTAACCTTCTGCCCATGAAGCCCCTTGATGGAGGGTATATATTTGAGGAACTGCTCCGATACAAAGTACCGGAAAACATTACTGGAAGAATAGTTTCCAGTGTTTCTTGGGTCATGATCGCGATCGTGGCACTCTTAATTATCTATGGAACTGTTCCAGGCATATTGCAGATGTTTTAA